Proteins from a genomic interval of Arvicola amphibius chromosome 14, mArvAmp1.2, whole genome shotgun sequence:
- the S100a5 gene encoding protein S100-A5, producing METPLEKALTTMVTTFHKYSGREGSKLTLSRKELKELIKTELSLAEKMKESSIDNLMKSLDKNSDQEIDFKEYSVFLTTLCMAYNDFFLEDK from the exons ATGGAGACTCCTCTTGAGAAGGCCCTGACCACCATGGTCACCACTTTCCATAAATATTCAGGGAGAGAGGGTAGCAAGCTGACCCTGAGCAGGAAAGAACTGAAGGAACTGATCAAGACAGAATTGAGTCTCGCAGAG AAGATGAAGGAGAGCAGCATCGATAACCTGATGAAGAGCCTGGACAAGAACAGTGACCAGGAGATTGACTTCAAGGAGTACTCTGTGTTCCTCACCACGCTGTGCATGGCCTACAATGACTTCTTCCTAGAGGACAAGTAA
- the S100a6 gene encoding protein S100-A6: MACPLDQAIGLLVAIFHKYSGKEGDKQTLSKKELKELIQKELTIGSKLQDAEIARLMDDLDRNKDQEVNFQEYVTFLGALAMIYNEALK; this comes from the exons ATGGCATGCCCCCTGGATCAGGCCATTGGCCTTCTAGTGGCCATCTTCCACAAGTACTCTGGCAAGGAAGGAGACAAGCAAACCTTGAGcaagaaggagctgaaggagctgaTCCAGAAGGAGCTCACCATTGGCTCT AAGCTGCAGGATGCTGAGATCGCAAGGCTGATGGACGACCTGGACCGCAACAAGGACCAGGAAGTAAACTTCCAGGAGTATGTCACCTTCCTGGGGGCCTTGGCTATGATCTACAATGAAGCTCTCAAATAA